A window of Mucilaginibacter paludis DSM 18603 contains these coding sequences:
- the amaB gene encoding L-piperidine-6-carboxylate dehydrogenase, giving the protein MDNKTQTILSNLGINEVNEAFSTGKTWDSAAEAAIHAIVSPVNGQKIASVKFSTPACYNKVIVKAADAFKQWRTVPAPKRGDVVRQIGDSLRKHKDDLGWLVSYEMGKSLQEGRGEVQEMIDICDFAVGLSRQLYGLTMHSERPQHRMYEQYHPLGIVGIISAFNFPVAVWSWNAMLAWVCGDVCVWKPSEKTPLTAIACQHIVQSVFEANEIPEGVSCLVMGDRAIGELMANDTRVPLVSATGSTRMGKAVSAAVGARLGKSLLELGGNNAIIISEHADLSIALTGAVFGAVGTAGQRCTTTRRLIIHQSIYDTFKQKLAHAYSQLRIGNPLDERNHVGPLIDQDAVEAYLQSIDACKAQGGKFIVEGGLLSGEGYESGCYVKPCVAEVENHFEIVQHETFAPILYLIKYNTLDEAIHLQNSVPQGLSSAIITNHLREAEAFLSASGSDCGIANVNIGTSGAEIGGAFGGEKETGGGRESGSDAWKVYMRRQTNTINYSTNLPLAQGIQFNL; this is encoded by the coding sequence ATGGATAACAAAACTCAAACCATATTAAGTAATTTAGGTATTAACGAAGTTAATGAGGCCTTTAGTACAGGTAAAACCTGGGATAGCGCGGCGGAAGCAGCTATTCATGCTATTGTCTCGCCGGTTAACGGCCAAAAAATTGCCAGTGTAAAATTTTCAACACCGGCATGTTATAACAAAGTTATTGTAAAAGCGGCCGATGCTTTTAAACAATGGCGTACCGTACCGGCTCCTAAACGTGGTGATGTGGTAAGGCAGATTGGCGACTCATTGCGTAAGCACAAAGACGACCTGGGTTGGCTGGTATCTTACGAGATGGGCAAGAGCCTGCAGGAGGGCCGTGGCGAGGTGCAGGAGATGATTGATATTTGTGATTTTGCCGTTGGCCTGAGCAGGCAGTTGTATGGCTTAACCATGCACTCGGAAAGGCCGCAGCACCGCATGTACGAGCAGTATCATCCGCTGGGTATTGTAGGTATTATTTCGGCATTTAATTTTCCGGTGGCGGTGTGGAGCTGGAATGCCATGCTGGCCTGGGTTTGCGGCGATGTATGCGTTTGGAAGCCTTCCGAAAAAACGCCTTTAACAGCCATAGCCTGCCAGCACATTGTACAATCTGTTTTCGAGGCCAATGAAATACCCGAAGGCGTATCATGCCTGGTAATGGGCGACAGGGCCATAGGCGAATTGATGGCCAATGATACACGCGTACCACTGGTATCGGCCACCGGATCAACCCGGATGGGTAAAGCGGTGAGCGCCGCTGTTGGAGCCCGTTTAGGTAAAAGCCTGCTTGAGCTGGGAGGTAACAATGCCATCATCATTAGCGAGCATGCCGATTTGAGTATAGCCTTAACCGGTGCCGTTTTTGGCGCAGTGGGTACGGCTGGCCAACGCTGCACTACCACGCGCAGGTTAATCATTCATCAAAGCATTTACGATACTTTTAAGCAAAAGCTGGCGCACGCCTACTCTCAGCTGCGCATAGGCAATCCGTTGGACGAGCGTAACCATGTTGGCCCGCTGATTGACCAGGACGCTGTTGAGGCATACTTGCAATCTATCGATGCCTGTAAAGCACAGGGCGGTAAATTTATTGTTGAAGGCGGCTTGCTGAGCGGCGAAGGATACGAATCCGGCTGCTATGTGAAGCCTTGCGTTGCCGAGGTAGAAAACCATTTTGAGATTGTGCAACACGAAACTTTTGCACCCATCCTCTACCTCATCAAATACAATACCCTCGACGAAGCTATCCATCTGCAAAACTCCGTTCCGCAAGGGCTTTCATCTGCTATTATTACCAATCACCTGCGCGAGGCCGAGGCCTTTTTATCTGCGTCAGGATCAGACTGTGGTATAGCCAATGTAAATATAGGTACATCCGGAGCGGAAATAGGCGGAGCCTTTGGCGGCGAAAAAGAAACAGGTGGCGGGCGCGAGTCGGGCTCTGATGCCTGGAAAGTTTATATGCGCAGGCAAACCAATACCATTAACTATTCAACCAATTTGCCTTTAGCGCAAGGCATTCAGTTTAATCTTTAA
- a CDS encoding S8 family serine peptidase, whose product MINLSNKFYGFAICGAFFLNITASAQNTTAVVEVPLPKNWHQMDLKADGYYGISLNQAYQFLKGKKSKTVVVATIDSGADTLQKDLKSILWTNPKEIPGNGIDDDHDGYVDDVHGWNFLGGANGKCDFNETTEEVREFFKLKAKYTNVTDATTTDKKEYAYWLKVKAIRDSTVSKSDAEIKQLSPIMNVFMVTSGVLKSALKLTPDASFTVSDLDKLDTKNDTLIQSKTIWTGVLQQEGGTANSTKVIKDLSEYLKKLNNDINPDLDSRKNIVGDNPDDNTNTKYGNNLVKFEDASHGTGVAGLIGAVRHNGYGIDGVADNVRIMPIKAVPDGDEYDKDIANAIHFAVDHGAKVINMSFGKKLSPHKNWVDEAFKYAAAKNVLLVMASGNDNQDVDAVPSFPNDTFQDGSGTDAANLINVGASAAKLDEKLAASFSNYGKKNVDVFAPGAKVTSIDKDAEFNTADGTSFASPITAGIAALLLEYYPKLSARQVKQIIMQSARPLTGVMVLKPGSTTEKVDFTTLCKSGGIVNAYQAVLIASKTKGELK is encoded by the coding sequence ATGATCAATCTATCTAATAAATTCTATGGCTTCGCGATATGCGGGGCTTTCTTTTTAAATATTACGGCTTCGGCGCAAAACACTACCGCCGTCGTAGAAGTTCCACTACCTAAAAATTGGCATCAAATGGACCTGAAAGCCGATGGCTATTACGGTATCAGCCTCAACCAGGCTTATCAGTTTTTGAAAGGCAAAAAAAGTAAAACAGTAGTTGTAGCTACTATTGATAGTGGCGCCGATACTTTGCAGAAGGATTTGAAAAGTATTTTATGGACCAATCCCAAAGAAATTCCGGGTAATGGTATCGATGATGACCACGACGGCTATGTAGACGACGTGCATGGCTGGAACTTTTTAGGCGGCGCTAACGGAAAATGCGACTTTAATGAAACAACTGAAGAGGTGCGCGAGTTTTTTAAGCTGAAAGCTAAATATACCAACGTTACAGATGCTACAACAACCGATAAAAAGGAATATGCCTACTGGCTAAAAGTAAAAGCCATCCGCGACTCAACGGTGAGCAAATCTGACGCAGAGATCAAGCAGCTTTCGCCGATAATGAATGTATTTATGGTAACCAGCGGCGTACTTAAAAGTGCCCTCAAGTTAACTCCGGATGCCTCGTTCACCGTAAGCGACCTGGATAAGCTGGATACCAAGAATGATACCCTGATACAAAGTAAAACCATTTGGACAGGTGTTTTACAACAAGAGGGAGGTACTGCCAATAGCACCAAGGTTATTAAAGATTTGAGCGAGTACTTAAAAAAATTGAATAACGATATCAATCCTGATCTGGATTCGCGTAAAAATATTGTTGGGGATAACCCTGATGATAATACCAACACCAAATACGGCAATAACCTGGTTAAATTTGAGGATGCATCGCACGGAACCGGGGTTGCAGGTTTAATAGGCGCCGTACGCCATAATGGTTATGGTATTGATGGCGTAGCCGATAATGTACGTATTATGCCTATCAAAGCTGTGCCCGATGGTGATGAATACGATAAGGATATTGCAAATGCCATCCATTTTGCTGTTGATCATGGCGCAAAGGTGATTAACATGAGCTTCGGCAAAAAATTATCTCCGCATAAAAACTGGGTTGACGAAGCTTTTAAATACGCCGCCGCCAAAAATGTTCTGTTGGTAATGGCATCGGGTAACGATAACCAGGATGTTGATGCGGTTCCTTCTTTTCCTAACGATACGTTTCAGGATGGCTCGGGTACCGATGCTGCTAATCTGATTAACGTAGGTGCCTCGGCGGCCAAGCTCGACGAAAAGCTGGCTGCGTCGTTCAGTAATTACGGTAAAAAAAATGTAGATGTTTTTGCGCCCGGAGCCAAAGTAACCTCGATTGATAAGGATGCCGAATTTAATACTGCCGACGGTACCAGCTTTGCATCGCCAATAACTGCCGGCATAGCAGCGCTGTTATTGGAATATTACCCTAAACTGAGTGCACGGCAGGTTAAGCAAATTATTATGCAATCAGCCAGGCCGCTAACCGGTGTGATGGTATTAAAGCCCGGCAGCACCACCGAAAAGGTCGACTTTACTACGCTGTGCAAATCCGGCGGTATTGTTAACGCTTACCAGGCTGTGCTGATAGCCTCAAAAACCAAAGGCGAACTGAAATAA
- a CDS encoding response regulator transcription factor, with translation MMKILLVEDDPNLGMLLQDYLQLKGKFDVVLCKDGEEGLKAFTKSTFDLLILDVMMPKKDGFTLGKEIRKMNPKVPIIFATAKAMIEDKTQAFNLGGDDYITKPFRIEELLLRINALLKRVNENGKDSGETLSHFKIGKYEFDYTSQIVKDGEHLQKLSTKEAELLRLLCLKQNEVLTREEALLSIWHDDNYFNGRSMDVFLSKIRKYLKDDPKVEIINVHGKGYKLLINS, from the coding sequence ATGATGAAGATATTACTTGTTGAAGACGATCCGAATTTAGGAATGCTGTTGCAGGACTATTTGCAGTTAAAAGGTAAGTTTGATGTGGTGTTGTGTAAAGATGGCGAAGAAGGGCTCAAGGCCTTTACCAAAAGCACCTTTGATTTACTGATACTGGATGTAATGATGCCCAAAAAAGATGGCTTTACGCTGGGTAAAGAAATCAGGAAGATGAACCCTAAGGTACCCATTATTTTTGCTACCGCTAAGGCCATGATAGAAGACAAAACGCAGGCCTTTAACCTGGGTGGCGATGATTACATTACCAAACCCTTTAGGATAGAGGAACTGCTTTTGCGCATCAATGCCCTGTTAAAGCGGGTGAACGAAAACGGCAAAGACAGCGGCGAAACGCTTTCGCATTTTAAAATAGGAAAGTATGAGTTTGATTATACATCGCAAATAGTGAAAGACGGCGAACACCTGCAGAAACTATCTACCAAGGAAGCCGAACTGTTACGCCTGCTATGCCTTAAACAAAACGAAGTGCTAACCCGCGAGGAAGCTTTATTAAGTATATGGCACGATGATAATTACTTTAACGGGCGCAGTATGGATGTATTTTTAAGCAAGATTAGAAAATACCTGAAGGACGACCCCAAAGTGGAGATCATCAATGTACATGGGAAAGGATATAAACTATTAATTAACAGTTAA
- a CDS encoding sensor histidine kinase — protein sequence MKKRNISLIAVLMALALLGVMAMQFYFLRQSYGLQSSLFDSSVNLALNNVVDKLSKEDATNFLIDKINNQNLSRKTQDHAKQNKLVLRLTETTTHYHKRKIIARLNGAGANLTRAQRIANLRDSLRHLLAERKREREVDEIRGQFNFQLKVEEYTDEFGNVSQNVIPQITSNIIDPKPYSKPKAKPRKYLDTAHFVYIDPQFGKQIISVPRLNPLWVQEQDYKKKQQQLKLVKKLLQDETADTPMRSIREKPNVIEKLAREYQRANEPLKQRINPYQLDSLLRNELRSQGINLPFSYDVSTQHSDSLIFSNARDTLGKKPIFLVNSTYQVPVFNSQVINDPGMLKVAFPQKNSLILSHMAATMATTAGLLFILIFCFGYTIYSILKQKKISEMKTDFINNMTHEFKTPVSTIMIASEALKDAEIAEDKNRVAKLANIIYEENVRLGSHIERVLNIARIEKDDFKLDIKPVDVNEMITTVLDSMLLKLQKHHVKIDTNLSYTGGPMMIRADELHFSNVIYNLVDNAIKYSKDIPEITITTHSKGGQAIIKVADKGIGMSSDQQSKIFEQFYRIPTGNLHDVKGFGLGLSYVNTIVKRLGGTISVKSERDKGSEFELRFDKISPGKSI from the coding sequence ATGAAGAAAAGGAATATTAGTTTGATTGCTGTGCTAATGGCCTTGGCGCTGTTGGGTGTAATGGCTATGCAATTTTATTTTCTTCGCCAGTCATACGGCCTGCAATCCAGTTTGTTTGATAGCTCTGTTAACCTGGCGCTAAATAATGTGGTTGATAAATTAAGTAAAGAGGATGCTACCAATTTCCTGATCGATAAGATTAACAATCAAAATCTATCCCGAAAAACCCAGGATCATGCTAAGCAGAATAAATTAGTACTACGATTAACCGAAACTACCACTCACTATCATAAAAGAAAAATAATCGCCCGGTTAAATGGCGCTGGCGCAAATCTAACGCGGGCGCAGCGCATTGCCAATTTAAGGGACAGCTTGAGACATTTATTAGCTGAGCGCAAACGCGAACGCGAAGTTGACGAGATCAGGGGACAGTTCAACTTTCAGCTCAAGGTTGAAGAGTACACCGATGAGTTTGGCAATGTAAGCCAAAACGTAATCCCTCAAATTACCAGTAATATTATTGATCCTAAGCCATACAGTAAACCCAAAGCCAAACCCCGAAAATACTTAGATACCGCACATTTTGTTTACATCGACCCGCAATTTGGCAAACAGATTATATCTGTGCCCCGGTTAAATCCATTATGGGTACAGGAGCAGGATTATAAAAAAAAACAGCAACAACTTAAACTGGTAAAAAAATTATTGCAAGATGAAACTGCTGATACGCCTATGCGTTCGATCAGGGAAAAACCCAATGTTATTGAAAAACTTGCACGTGAATATCAAAGGGCTAACGAACCACTCAAGCAACGCATTAATCCGTACCAATTAGATTCATTATTGCGCAACGAGCTGCGTAGCCAGGGCATCAACCTTCCTTTTAGTTATGATGTTTCCACACAGCATAGTGATTCGCTCATATTTTCAAACGCAAGGGATACGCTGGGCAAAAAGCCTATTTTTTTAGTTAATAGTACCTACCAGGTGCCTGTATTTAACAGCCAGGTCATCAACGATCCGGGAATGCTTAAAGTTGCTTTCCCACAAAAAAATTCGTTAATATTGAGCCATATGGCGGCCACAATGGCAACAACTGCCGGTTTACTTTTTATATTGATATTTTGTTTTGGATATACTATTTACTCCATCCTGAAGCAAAAAAAGATATCGGAAATGAAAACCGACTTTATCAATAACATGACTCATGAGTTTAAAACTCCGGTATCAACCATTATGATAGCCAGCGAGGCTTTAAAGGATGCCGAAATTGCCGAAGATAAAAATCGCGTTGCCAAACTGGCCAATATTATATACGAGGAAAATGTACGCCTGGGCAGCCACATTGAACGGGTACTGAATATTGCCCGGATTGAAAAAGACGATTTTAAATTAGATATTAAACCCGTTGATGTAAACGAAATGATTACAACGGTACTGGATAGCATGCTGTTGAAACTACAGAAACATCATGTTAAAATTGATACTAATTTAAGCTATACCGGCGGGCCGATGATGATCAGGGCTGATGAGCTGCATTTTTCGAACGTGATTTATAACCTGGTTGATAACGCCATTAAATATAGTAAGGATATCCCCGAAATTACAATCACCACGCACAGCAAAGGCGGACAGGCCATAATTAAAGTGGCCGATAAGGGGATAGGCATGAGCTCAGATCAGCAATCAAAAATATTTGAACAGTTTTACCGTATTCCCACCGGTAACCTGCACGATGTAAAGGGGTTTGGCTTAGGTTTAAGTTACGTAAATACTATTGTTAAGCGCCTTGGCGGAACTATCAGTGTGAAATCGGAAAGAGATAAAGGCTCTGAATTTGAATTGAGGTTTGATAAAATTTCACCTGGAAAATCCATATGA
- a CDS encoding ATP-dependent Clp protease adaptor ClpS — protein sequence MSTQVEEQTLTLEEILAGLKELHRLILWNDDVNSFDHVIYCMMKYLDYTESQGEKIAWKVHNEGKCAVLEGSFTEMEIYRKILQQEGLTVSVD from the coding sequence ATGTCGACCCAGGTAGAAGAACAAACACTCACACTCGAAGAAATTTTAGCCGGACTAAAAGAGCTGCACCGGTTAATATTATGGAACGATGATGTTAACAGTTTCGATCATGTGATTTATTGCATGATGAAGTACCTGGACTATACCGAATCGCAGGGCGAAAAAATTGCCTGGAAAGTGCATAACGAGGGCAAATGCGCCGTACTGGAAGGCTCATTCACAGAGATGGAGATCTACCGTAAAATTTTACAGCAGGAAGGCCTTACGGTATCCGTCGATTAA